A single region of the Rhipicephalus microplus isolate Deutch F79 chromosome 10, USDA_Rmic, whole genome shotgun sequence genome encodes:
- the LOC119181084 gene encoding uncharacterized protein LOC119181084 — protein sequence MEATREWVGAVAGVVTLASFVGGLSLAWRVRRAASSAGIAFAPVAAAAVCCHSWLLYGRAAREFAVVWVNACGLPLMLVNAAVHRAYARNSGPGWLLLAALGALQLTAPMMSVVWLGRVASLYTVACNAAPVSRIRTEPLPELAAWALAACGLWSAYGALGGDVPLCASNLLGALVAAAELTAAAFNRRQHKQL from the coding sequence ATGGAGGCAACGCGAGAGTGGGTCGGCGCGGTCGCCGGCGTTGTGACTCTGGCGAGCTTCGTGGGCGGACTGTCTCTCGCCTGGCGAGTGCGGCGCGCCGCATCCTCGGCGGGAATCGCGTTCGCACCCGTGGCCGCGGCCGCGGTCTGCTGCCACTCGTGGCTCCTCTACGGTCGTGCCGCCCGGGAATTCGCCGTCGTGTGGGTGAACGCGTGCGGTCTGCCCCTGATGCTCGTCAACGCCGCCGTGCATCGAGCCTACGCGCGCAACAGCGGACCCGGTTGGCTTCTGCTGGCGGCGCTCGGCGCGCTCCAGTTGACGGCCCCCATGATGAGCGTCGTGTGGTTGGGCCGCGTCGCGTCTCTCTACACGGTGGCCTGCAACGCGGCGCCGGTGTCCCGCATCCGGACGGAACCGCTGCCCGAGCTCGCCGCCTGGGCGCTGGCGGCGTGCGGTCTCTGGTCGGCGTACGGGGCCCTCGGAGGAGACGTGCCACTGTGCGCCTCCAACCTGCTCGGGGCCCTGGTGGCGGCGGCAGAGCTCACCGCAGCCGCTTTCAATAGGCGGCAGCACAAGCAGCTATAA